In one Acipenser ruthenus chromosome 10, fAciRut3.2 maternal haplotype, whole genome shotgun sequence genomic region, the following are encoded:
- the LOC117404183 gene encoding cyclin-dependent kinase 5 activator 2-like, which produces MGTVLSLSPRTGKGGILDEKKDGGYSAIPNSKNGKTEKSLKRHSVIISALTWKRLVAATAKKKSAKKVNPNPPPSQVNNNLVEQLNNENVIKSQQQPSPDQKGSHRDQKPGPLAVPVPTVPNLSLQTNQNHNVIQNGKQLISVQKQPSKSVISPRRVIVQASTGELLRCLGEFMCRRCYKLKELSPNEIILWFRNVDRSLLIQGWQDQGFITPANLVFVYLLCRDAVSDEIASEYELQATFLTCLYLAYSYMGNEISYPLKPFLVETNKEVFWERCLQVIDKMSANMLMINSDPHFFTQVFQDLKNEGETREANGHWTTNLDR; this is translated from the coding sequence ATGGGCACTGTACTCTCTTTATCTCCGAGAACGGGTAAGGGAGGGATACTGGATGAGAAGAAGGACGGAGGTTACTCGGCTATCCCCAACAGCAAAAATGGCAAGACGGAGAAAAGCCTGAAGCGACATTCAGTGATCATTTCAGCCCTTACGTGGAAGAGGCTGGTGGCTGCCACGGCCAAGAAGAAAAGTGCCAAGAAGGTTAATCCGAATCCTCCACCTTCGCAGGTCAACAACAACCTTGTCGAGCAGCTGAATAAcgaaaatgtaataaaatcacAGCAGCAACCCAGTCCAGATCAGAAAGGGTCACATCGGGACCAGAAACCTGGACCACTCGCGGTTCCGGTACCCACTGTCCCTAACCTGAGCCTACAGACGAATCAAAATCACAACGTAATACAGAATGGCAAACAGTTGATCTCTGTCCAAAAGCAGCCTAGCAAATCAGTGATTTCACCAAGACGAGTGATTGTTCAAGCATCAACCGGAGAGCTTTTGCGCTGCCTAGGCGAGTTTATGTGCCGAAGATGCTACAAACTGAAGGAGCTGAGCCCCAACGAGATCATCCTATGGTTCCGAAATGTGGACCGATCCCTACTTATTCAGGGCTGGCAGGACCAGGGCTTCATAACCCCTGCTAACCTGGTGTTCGTCTATTTACTTTGCAGAGATGCTGTAAGCGACGAAATCGCTAGTGAATATGAACTTCAAGCCACCTTTCTGACCTGCCTCTACTTGGCTTACTCGTACATGGGTAACGAGATTTCTTACCCACTAAAACCCTTTCTAGTGGAGACCAACAAGGAGGTGTTCTGGGAGCGATGCCTGCAGGTCATTGACAAAATGAGTGCCAACATGCTGATGATCAATTCCGATCCGCATTTCTTCACTCAGGTGTTCCAGGACCTGAAAAATGAAGGGGAAACCAGGGAGGCGAATGGACATTGGACTACTAATCTTGAccgttaa